From a single Sus scrofa isolate TJ Tabasco breed Duroc chromosome 13, Sscrofa11.1, whole genome shotgun sequence genomic region:
- the HTR1F gene encoding 5-hydroxytryptamine receptor 1F (The RefSeq protein has 3 substitutions compared to this genomic sequence) — translation MDFLNSSYQNSTSEELLNRMPAKILVSFILSGLALMTTTINSLVIAAIIVTRKLHHPANYLICSLAVTDFLVAVLVMPFSIVYIVRESWIMGQVVCDIWLSVDITCCTCSILHLSAIALDRYRAITDAVEYAQKRTPKQAGIMITIVWIISIFISMPPLFWRHQGTSRDDECIIKHDHIVSTIYSTFGAFYIPLTLILILYYKIYKAAKTLYHKRQASRIAKEELNGQVLLESGEKSSRLVSTPYMLEKSLSDPSTDFDKIHSTVKSPRSEFRHERSWRRQKISGTRERKAATTLGLILGAFVICWLPFFVKELVVNVCEKCKISEEMSNFLTWLGYLNSLINPMIYTIFNEDFKKAFQKLVRCRY, via the coding sequence atggaTTTCTCAAACTCATCTTATCAAAACTCGACCTCGGAAGAACTGTTAAACAGAATGCCAGCCAAAATTCTGGTGTCCTTCATTCTCTCCGGGTTGGCACTGATGACAACGACCATCAACTCCCTTGTGATAGCTGCAATTATTGTGACCCGAAAGCTGCACCACCCAGCCAACTACTTAATTTGCTCCCTTGCAGTCACAGACTTCCTTGTAGCTGTCCTGGTGATGCCTTTCAGCATTGTGTATATTGTGAGAGAGAGTTGGATTATGGGACAAGTGGTCTGCGACATTTGGCTGAGTGTTGACATTACATGCTGCACATGCTCCATCTTGCATCTCTCTGCTATAGCTTTGGATCGGTACCGTGCAATCACAGATGCTGTTGAGTATGCCCGGAAAAGAACTCCCAAGCAGGCTGGCATTATGATTACCATAGTATGGattatatctatttttatctctATGCCTCCTCTATTCTGGAGGCACCAAGGAACTAGCCGAGATGATGAGTGCATCATCAAACACGACCACATTGTTTCCACTATTTACTCAACATTTGGAGCTTTCTATATCCCATTAACTTTAATTTTGATCCTCtactacaaaatatataaagcagcaAAGACATTGTATCACAAGAGACAAGCAAGTAGGATTGCCAAGGAGGAACTGAATGGCCAAGTTCTTTTGGAGAGTGGTGAGAAAAGCAGTAGACTGGTCTCCACCCCATACATGCTAGAAAAGTCTTTATCTGACCCATCAACAGACTTTGATAAAATTCATAGCACAGTGAAAAGTCCCAGGTCTGAATTCAGGCATGAGAGATCTTGGAGAAGGCAAAAGATCTCAGGCACAAGAGAACGCAAAGCAGCCACTACCCTGGGTTTAATCTTGGGTGCATTTGTAATATGTTGGCTTCCTTTTTTTGTAAAAGAATTAGTTGTTAATGTCTGTGAAAAGTGTAAAATTTCTGAAGAAATGTCAAATTTtttgacatggcttggatatctCAATTCCCTCATAAACCCGATGATTTATACAATCTTTAATGAAGACTTCAAGAAAGCATTCCAAAAACTTGTGCGATGTCGGTGTtag
- the HTR1F gene encoding 5-hydroxytryptamine receptor 1F isoform X1 has product MDFSNSSYQNSTSEELLNRMPAKILVSFILSGLALMTTTINSLVIAAIIVTRKLHHPANYLICSLAVTDFLVAVLVMPFSIVYIVRESWIMGQVVCDIWLSVDITCCTCSILHLSAIALDRYRAITDAVEYARKRTPKQAGIMITIVWIISIFISMPPLFWRHQGTSRDDECIIKHDHIVSTIYSTFGAFYIPLTLILILYYKIYKAAKTLYHKRQASRIAKEELNGQVLLESGEKSSRLVSTPYMLEKSLSDPSTDFDKIHSTVKSPRSEFRHERSWRRQKISGTRERKAATTLGLILGAFVICWLPFFVKELVVNVCEKCKISEEMSNFLTWLGYLNSLINPMIYTIFNEDFKKAFQKLVRCRC; this is encoded by the coding sequence atggaTTTCTCAAACTCATCTTATCAAAACTCGACCTCGGAAGAACTGTTAAACAGAATGCCAGCCAAAATTCTGGTGTCCTTCATTCTCTCCGGGTTGGCACTGATGACAACGACCATCAACTCCCTTGTGATAGCTGCAATTATTGTGACCCGAAAGCTGCACCACCCAGCCAACTACTTAATTTGCTCCCTTGCAGTCACAGACTTCCTTGTAGCTGTCCTGGTGATGCCTTTCAGCATTGTGTATATTGTGAGAGAGAGTTGGATTATGGGACAAGTGGTCTGCGACATTTGGCTGAGTGTTGACATTACATGCTGCACATGCTCCATCTTGCATCTCTCTGCTATAGCTTTGGATCGGTACCGTGCAATCACAGATGCTGTTGAGTATGCCCGGAAAAGAACTCCCAAGCAGGCTGGCATTATGATTACCATAGTATGGattatatctatttttatctctATGCCTCCTCTATTCTGGAGGCACCAAGGAACTAGCCGAGATGATGAGTGCATCATCAAACACGACCACATTGTTTCCACTATTTACTCAACATTTGGAGCTTTCTATATCCCATTAACTTTAATTTTGATCCTCtactacaaaatatataaagcagcaAAGACATTGTATCACAAGAGACAAGCAAGTAGGATTGCCAAGGAGGAACTGAATGGCCAAGTTCTTTTGGAGAGTGGTGAGAAAAGCAGTAGACTGGTCTCCACCCCATACATGCTAGAAAAGTCTTTATCTGACCCATCAACAGACTTTGATAAAATTCATAGCACAGTGAAAAGTCCCAGGTCTGAATTCAGGCATGAGAGATCTTGGAGAAGGCAAAAGATCTCAGGCACAAGAGAACGCAAAGCAGCCACTACCCTGGGTTTAATCTTGGGTGCATTTGTAATATGTTGGCTTCCTTTTTTTGTAAAAGAATTAGTTGTTAATGTCTGTGAAAAGTGTAAAATTTCTGAAGAAATGTCAAATTTtttgacatggcttggatatctCAATTCCCTCATAAACCCGATGATTTATACAATCTTTAATGAAGACTTCAAGAAAGCATTCCAAAAACTTGTGCGATGTCGGTGTtag